The proteins below are encoded in one region of Micromonospora sp. DSM 45708:
- a CDS encoding demethylmenaquinone methyltransferase, with the protein MFDGVAARYDLTNTVLSFGQDRSWRRATRAALGLRPGERVLDVGAGTGVSTEELAHSGAYAVGADLSLGMLHAGKRTRPSVPLLAGDALRLPFADASFDAVTISFALRNVNDTDAALRELARVTRPGGRLVVCEFSTPVNPAFRTVYLSYLMRSLPAVARAVSSNPDAYVYLAESIRAWPDQPALAARVGAAGWGRVAWRNLTGGVVALHRAVRN; encoded by the coding sequence ATGTTCGACGGCGTGGCGGCCCGCTACGACCTGACCAACACCGTGCTCTCCTTCGGGCAGGACCGGTCCTGGCGGCGGGCCACCCGGGCGGCGCTCGGCCTGCGGCCCGGCGAGCGGGTGCTGGACGTGGGCGCCGGCACCGGCGTCTCCACCGAGGAGCTGGCCCACTCCGGGGCGTACGCGGTCGGCGCCGACCTGTCGCTGGGCATGCTGCACGCCGGCAAGCGCACCCGCCCGTCGGTGCCGCTGCTGGCCGGCGACGCGCTCCGGCTGCCGTTCGCGGACGCCAGCTTCGACGCGGTGACCATCTCCTTCGCGCTGCGCAACGTGAACGACACCGACGCCGCGCTGCGCGAGCTGGCCCGGGTCACCAGGCCGGGCGGGCGGCTGGTGGTCTGCGAGTTCAGCACCCCGGTCAACCCGGCGTTCCGCACGGTCTACCTGTCGTACCTGATGCGGTCGTTGCCGGCGGTGGCGCGCGCGGTCTCCAGCAACCCCGACGCCTACGTCTACCTCGCCGAGTCGATCCGGGCCTGGCCGGACCAGCCGGCGCTGGCCGCGCGCGTCGGCGCGGCCGGCTGGGGGCGGGTGGCGTGGCGCAACCTGACCGGCGGTGTCGTCGCGCTGCACCGGGCCGTCCGGAACTGA
- a CDS encoding cell wall anchor protein — MTFRFRSTLARAGVVALFSTAGLAAVAGPAYAADEADLQLVPLSYQLAKGVDEARAKPFKFQVDNTTGAVDAKGVRVTVETKSLKDRKVGVLVPEGCEVTGTSFTCLLGDLAAGTTEDFGIPLFSTGGKGAAGTLTVSISAATADPDLENNSVEHDITVTAPGYDLTTWVQDVYADVQVDGDDAGEANLRPVRPGETAPLDWAVFNDGSRKATGVAYGITLPAGVTFAELPEGCVEQDLGGFAQAYCEDRGAVLKPGQFYTAGVRVTVGADVTEKLLRPGFVFAAGLDSASGEPEEEPRVASSAQRRAFSEVDDVDNTAQFDVFVDPNGQPTPTPTPTPTGTPTAEPTPSGGATAVPTPTTGGGSGGGAGDGGLPVTGMQVGLIGGIGALVLAAGAALMMLSRRRKVVLVAPTEERTGD, encoded by the coding sequence ATGACCTTCCGCTTCCGATCCACACTGGCGCGTGCCGGTGTGGTCGCCCTGTTCTCCACCGCCGGCCTCGCCGCCGTCGCCGGCCCGGCGTACGCCGCCGACGAGGCCGACCTTCAGCTCGTCCCGCTGAGCTACCAGCTCGCCAAGGGTGTCGACGAGGCCCGGGCCAAGCCGTTCAAGTTCCAGGTGGACAACACCACCGGCGCCGTCGACGCGAAGGGCGTCCGGGTCACGGTGGAGACGAAGAGCCTGAAGGACCGCAAGGTCGGCGTGCTGGTCCCGGAGGGCTGCGAGGTGACCGGCACCTCCTTCACCTGCCTGCTCGGCGACCTCGCCGCGGGCACCACCGAGGACTTCGGCATCCCGCTGTTCTCCACCGGCGGCAAGGGCGCGGCCGGCACGCTCACGGTCTCCATCAGCGCGGCCACCGCCGACCCCGACCTGGAGAACAACTCGGTCGAGCACGACATCACCGTGACCGCCCCCGGCTACGACCTCACCACCTGGGTGCAGGACGTGTACGCCGACGTGCAGGTCGACGGCGACGATGCCGGCGAGGCGAACCTGCGTCCGGTCCGGCCGGGCGAGACCGCGCCGCTGGACTGGGCCGTCTTCAACGACGGCAGCCGGAAGGCCACCGGCGTCGCGTACGGCATCACGCTGCCGGCCGGCGTCACCTTCGCCGAGCTGCCCGAGGGCTGCGTCGAGCAGGACCTGGGCGGCTTCGCGCAGGCGTACTGCGAGGACCGGGGCGCGGTGCTGAAGCCCGGCCAGTTCTACACCGCGGGCGTGCGGGTGACCGTCGGCGCGGACGTGACGGAGAAGCTGCTCCGGCCCGGCTTCGTCTTCGCCGCCGGCCTGGACTCCGCATCCGGCGAGCCCGAGGAGGAGCCGCGCGTCGCCAGCTCGGCGCAGCGCCGCGCGTTCTCCGAGGTCGACGACGTCGACAACACCGCCCAGTTCGACGTCTTCGTCGACCCGAACGGGCAGCCGACGCCGACCCCGACCCCGACGCCGACCGGCACCCCGACCGCCGAGCCGACCCCAAGCGGCGGCGCGACCGCGGTCCCGACCCCGACCACGGGTGGCGGCAGCGGCGGTGGCGCCGGTGACGGTGGCCTGCCGGTGACCGGTATGCAGGTCGGCCTGATCGGCGGCATCGGCGCGCTCGTGCTCGCCGCCGGCGCGGCGCTGATGATGCTGTCCCGCCGCCGCAAGGTGGTCCTGGTCGCCCCGACCGAGGAGCGCACCGGGGACTGA
- the mqnC gene encoding cyclic dehypoxanthinyl futalosine synthase, which produces MTVSREIDDILQRGADGGRITPEEALLLYTEAPFHALGEAADAVRRRRYPDNIVTYLIDRNINYTNVCVTACKFCAFYRAPKHAEGWTHPTEEILRRCGEAVELGATQVMLQGGHHPDYGVDYYEELFSSVKRAYPQLAIHSIGPSEILHMAKVSGVSLDEAIARIKAAGLDSIAGAGAEMLPDRPRKAIAPLKESGARWLEVMELAHRQGLESTATMMMGTGETNAERIEHLRMIRDVQDRTGGFRAFIPWTYQPENNHLKGRTQATSLEYLRLVAVARLFFETVPHLQASWLTTGKDVGQLALHMGVDDLGSIMLEENVISSAGARHRSNLHELIGMIRSADRVPAQRDTLYRRLAVHRTPADDPSDDRVVSHFSSIALPGGGVGKSLPLVEAN; this is translated from the coding sequence GTGACGGTGAGCCGGGAGATCGACGACATCCTGCAGCGCGGCGCGGACGGCGGGCGGATCACGCCCGAGGAGGCGCTGCTGCTCTACACCGAGGCGCCCTTCCACGCGCTGGGCGAGGCGGCCGACGCGGTACGACGGCGCCGGTACCCGGACAACATCGTCACGTACCTGATCGACCGAAACATCAACTACACGAACGTCTGCGTGACGGCGTGCAAGTTCTGCGCGTTCTACCGGGCCCCCAAGCACGCCGAAGGCTGGACCCACCCGACCGAGGAGATCCTGCGCCGTTGCGGCGAGGCGGTCGAGCTGGGCGCCACCCAGGTCATGCTCCAGGGCGGGCACCACCCGGACTACGGCGTGGACTACTACGAGGAGCTGTTCTCCTCGGTCAAGCGGGCCTACCCGCAGCTCGCCATCCACTCGATCGGCCCGAGCGAGATCCTGCACATGGCGAAGGTCTCCGGCGTGAGCCTCGACGAGGCCATCGCCCGGATCAAGGCGGCCGGCCTGGACTCGATCGCCGGCGCCGGCGCCGAGATGCTGCCGGACCGGCCGCGCAAGGCGATCGCGCCGCTGAAGGAGTCGGGCGCGCGTTGGCTCGAGGTGATGGAGCTGGCGCACCGGCAGGGCCTGGAGTCGACGGCGACCATGATGATGGGCACCGGCGAGACCAACGCGGAGCGCATCGAGCACCTGCGGATGATCCGGGACGTGCAGGACCGCACCGGCGGCTTCCGGGCCTTCATCCCGTGGACGTACCAGCCGGAGAACAACCACCTGAAGGGCCGCACCCAGGCCACCTCGCTGGAGTACCTGCGTCTGGTCGCGGTGGCCCGGCTCTTCTTCGAGACGGTGCCGCACCTCCAGGCGTCCTGGCTGACCACGGGCAAGGACGTCGGGCAGCTCGCGCTGCACATGGGCGTGGACGACCTGGGCTCGATCATGCTGGAGGAGAACGTCATCTCCTCGGCCGGCGCCCGGCACCGGTCCAACCTGCACGAGCTGATCGGCATGATCCGGTCGGCGGACCGGGTCCCGGCCCAGCGGGACACGCTCTACCGCCGGCTCGCGGTGCACCGTACGCCGGCGGACGACCCGAGCGACGACCGCGTGGTCTCGCACTTCTCCTCGATCGCGCTGCCGGGCGGCGGCGTCGGGAAGTCGCTGCCGCTGGTCGAGGCGAACTGA
- a CDS encoding ATP-binding protein — MNSSELRDLLVELRHLGNDHASCEVKRARGGLPASVWETVSAFANASGGFLILGIDERNGFEVTGIREPGLMEAALGAICAEMEPPVRAQITTVELDGEMVVICEIPQLARDQRPCYKRNLGPWAGSRIRVSDGDRRLTDYEVAVLLANRSDQRHDIAPVPSASLADLDEDLIQAFLRRIRQTKGEIFRRVSDERALTMLNVLTHHEASLVPTLAGLLVFGIYPQTFEPQLGITFVAYPANSAGALGPMGERFTENQAIDGSIPVLVAECVRILKRNMKRRSVITGIYRVEEWEYPEEVLREALVNALVHRDYSEFARGMQVQVEMYPDRLLIRNPGGLFGPVEVGSLGTVTVTSSRNRALLKILEDTPFGDGHMVCENRGTGIARIRMALAEAGMEQPRFNDDISLFSVEFPNHTLLDEEAISWLGSLGRGPLSRSQMAALVVMRNGTTMTNSGYRATTGVPDSRVASRELRDLVDRGLVTLHGSGGGAIYQIAVGSVPNLFEISEIPPPPTAPSPAASEKASSNETAILSALGGARLTRAELQAATGLKPHQVSHALRLLRAHGLVRMIGQARLRTTRYERVPD; from the coding sequence ATGAACTCGTCCGAGCTGAGAGATCTCCTGGTCGAGCTGCGCCACCTGGGCAACGACCACGCTTCGTGCGAGGTCAAGCGGGCGCGGGGCGGACTACCGGCCAGCGTGTGGGAGACGGTCAGCGCCTTCGCCAACGCCAGCGGCGGCTTCCTGATCCTGGGGATCGACGAGCGGAACGGGTTCGAGGTCACCGGCATCCGCGAACCCGGCCTGATGGAAGCAGCCCTCGGCGCCATCTGCGCTGAGATGGAACCACCGGTTCGCGCCCAGATCACTACGGTCGAACTTGACGGCGAAATGGTAGTGATCTGCGAGATACCGCAACTCGCCCGCGACCAGCGACCGTGTTACAAACGCAACCTCGGCCCGTGGGCCGGCTCTCGCATCCGAGTCAGTGACGGCGACCGCCGACTGACGGACTACGAGGTGGCGGTCCTCCTGGCCAATCGCTCCGACCAGAGGCACGACATCGCGCCGGTGCCGAGCGCCTCACTGGCGGACCTTGACGAAGACCTCATCCAGGCTTTTCTCCGGCGTATCCGGCAGACGAAGGGCGAGATCTTCCGCCGGGTGTCCGACGAGCGGGCCCTGACCATGCTCAATGTGCTGACCCACCATGAGGCATCACTGGTGCCGACCCTGGCCGGCTTGCTCGTCTTCGGCATCTACCCGCAGACGTTCGAGCCCCAACTCGGGATCACATTCGTCGCCTACCCGGCCAACTCGGCTGGCGCCCTGGGGCCGATGGGTGAGCGGTTCACCGAGAACCAGGCGATCGACGGCTCCATCCCGGTACTGGTGGCGGAATGCGTCCGCATCCTCAAGCGGAACATGAAGCGACGCAGCGTCATCACCGGCATCTACCGGGTCGAGGAGTGGGAGTACCCCGAGGAGGTCCTCCGCGAAGCCTTGGTCAACGCCTTGGTTCACCGCGACTACAGCGAGTTCGCGAGAGGCATGCAGGTCCAAGTCGAGATGTATCCCGACCGCCTGCTGATCAGGAACCCTGGCGGTCTGTTCGGTCCGGTCGAGGTCGGCTCGCTGGGAACCGTCACTGTCACTTCGTCCCGAAACCGGGCGCTACTGAAGATCTTGGAGGACACTCCCTTCGGAGACGGCCACATGGTCTGCGAGAACCGCGGCACTGGTATCGCCCGAATTCGGATGGCGCTGGCCGAGGCAGGTATGGAACAGCCACGGTTCAACGACGACATCTCACTCTTCTCGGTTGAGTTCCCCAATCACACGCTCCTCGACGAGGAAGCGATCAGCTGGTTGGGATCGCTGGGCAGGGGGCCGCTGAGCCGGTCGCAAATGGCAGCCCTGGTGGTGATGCGCAACGGAACGACGATGACCAACAGCGGCTATCGCGCCACGACCGGAGTCCCGGACAGCAGGGTCGCGAGTCGAGAACTGAGGGATCTCGTGGACCGCGGGCTCGTCACCCTGCACGGGTCGGGCGGCGGCGCAATCTACCAAATTGCAGTTGGCAGCGTACCGAATCTGTTTGAGATCTCCGAGATTCCGCCACCGCCGACCGCACCGAGTCCAGCAGCCTCCGAAAAGGCGTCGTCCAACGAGACGGCGATCTTGTCGGCGCTCGGCGGTGCGCGCCTCACACGTGCGGAGTTGCAGGCGGCCACCGGGTTGAAACCACACCAGGTGTCGCACGCGCTTCGGTTGCTTCGGGCGCACGGTCTGGTCCGGATGATCGGCCAGGCCAGGCTGCGCACCACTCGCTACGAGCGCGTACCTGACTGA
- the paaE gene encoding 1,2-phenylacetyl-CoA epoxidase subunit PaaE has product MTVTITRPVRRRPVFHPLPVAAVDRLTDDSVSITFAVPAELRETFAFSAGQHLTVRRPAVADDPESAEARRSYSICSTPDELARHGRLRIGVREVPGGAFSAYACGALRDGDTVEVLPPLGHFTSAFAPDRVRRYGAVVAGSGITPVLGLVATALAVEPRSTFTLVYGNRTANTVMFAEELADLKDRYPTRLHLVHVLSREMGESALLSGRIDADRLTRLLDTVVPGDEIEEWFLCGPYGMVVDAKAVLAGRGVPDAAVHTELFHVDAPPEPVRRPVEQPGAGAEVTIVLDGRSSSFTMRRDERVLDAALRVRGELPYACKGGVCSTCRARVTSGEVTMARNYALEPDEVAAGYVLTCQSSPVTDRLTVDYDA; this is encoded by the coding sequence GTGACTGTCACCATCACCCGGCCCGTCCGCCGCCGGCCGGTCTTCCACCCGCTGCCGGTCGCCGCCGTCGACCGGCTCACCGACGACTCCGTGTCGATCACCTTCGCGGTGCCGGCGGAGCTGCGGGAGACGTTCGCGTTCTCCGCCGGGCAGCACCTCACGGTCCGCCGCCCGGCCGTCGCCGACGACCCGGAGTCCGCGGAGGCGCGGCGGTCGTACTCGATCTGTTCCACCCCCGACGAGCTGGCCCGGCACGGCCGGCTGCGGATCGGGGTGCGCGAGGTCCCGGGCGGGGCGTTCTCCGCGTACGCCTGCGGCGCGCTGCGCGACGGCGACACCGTCGAGGTGCTGCCGCCGCTCGGGCACTTCACTTCCGCGTTCGCGCCGGACCGGGTCCGCCGCTACGGCGCGGTGGTCGCCGGTTCCGGCATCACGCCAGTGCTCGGCCTGGTCGCGACCGCGCTGGCCGTCGAGCCGCGGAGCACCTTCACCCTGGTGTACGGCAACCGCACGGCGAACACGGTGATGTTCGCCGAGGAGCTGGCCGACCTGAAGGACCGCTATCCGACCCGGCTGCACCTGGTGCACGTGTTGAGCCGCGAGATGGGCGAGTCGGCGCTGCTGTCCGGGCGGATCGACGCGGACCGGCTGACCCGGCTGCTGGACACCGTCGTGCCGGGCGACGAGATCGAGGAGTGGTTCCTCTGCGGCCCGTACGGCATGGTGGTGGACGCCAAGGCGGTGCTGGCCGGGCGCGGGGTGCCGGACGCGGCGGTGCACACCGAGCTGTTCCACGTGGACGCCCCGCCGGAGCCGGTGCGCCGCCCGGTCGAGCAGCCGGGCGCGGGCGCCGAGGTGACGATCGTGCTGGACGGGCGCTCGTCGAGTTTCACCATGCGCCGGGACGAGCGGGTGCTGGACGCCGCGCTCCGGGTGCGGGGCGAGCTGCCGTACGCGTGCAAGGGTGGGGTCTGCTCGACCTGCCGGGCCCGGGTCACCTCCGGTGAGGTGACGATGGCCCGCAACTACGCGCTGGAGCCGGACGAGGTGGCCGCCGGCTACGTCCTGACCTGCCAGTCCAGCCCGGTGACCGACCGATTGACGGTCGACTACGACGCGTGA
- the paaD gene encoding 1,2-phenylacetyl-CoA epoxidase subunit PaaD: protein MVNAREAVAAVVDPEIRVITIDELGILRAVEEEPATGRVVVTITPTYTGCPAMDVIRADIRRALATAGHPDAEVRTVYAPAWSTDWISAAGRAKLAAAGIAPPAPRGDDTVVPLTLTVRCPRCGSPETTQVSRFGSTACKALWRCRSCAEPFDHLKAL, encoded by the coding sequence CTGGTGAACGCGCGGGAGGCCGTGGCGGCGGTGGTGGACCCGGAGATCCGGGTGATCACCATCGACGAGCTGGGCATCCTGCGCGCGGTCGAGGAGGAGCCGGCCACCGGCCGGGTCGTCGTCACCATCACCCCCACCTACACCGGCTGCCCGGCCATGGACGTGATCCGCGCGGACATCCGCCGCGCGCTCGCCACCGCCGGGCACCCGGACGCCGAGGTCCGCACCGTCTACGCGCCGGCCTGGTCCACCGACTGGATCTCCGCCGCCGGCCGGGCCAAGCTGGCCGCCGCCGGCATCGCCCCGCCCGCCCCGCGTGGCGACGACACGGTGGTGCCGCTGACCCTGACGGTCCGCTGCCCGCGCTGCGGATCACCGGAGACCACGCAGGTCAGCCGGTTCGGCTCCACCGCCTGCAAGGCGCTGTGGCGCTGCCGCTCCTGCGCCGAACCCTTCGACCACCTGAAGGCGCTGTGA
- the paaC gene encoding 1,2-phenylacetyl-CoA epoxidase subunit PaaC encodes MTTVFDFTLALGDDALIAAQRLGEWTSRAPEMEEDIALANIALDQLGAARLLLTYAGELEGAGRDEDDLAYLRDDREFRNCLLVELPNGDFAVTMAKLFLLAAWQLPLYTALAGCGDDRLAAVGAKARKESAYHLDHASLWVKRLGDGTDESHRRMQDAVDQVWPYVHELFTPDPAAPVDPATLRAGFDATVAAVLDEATLTRPETRWTPGGGRDGVHTEHLSYLLAEMQVLHRAHPGANW; translated from the coding sequence GTGACGACCGTCTTCGACTTCACGCTCGCCCTCGGCGACGACGCGCTGATCGCGGCGCAGCGGCTCGGCGAGTGGACCTCCCGCGCACCCGAGATGGAGGAGGACATCGCGCTGGCCAACATCGCCCTCGACCAGTTGGGCGCGGCCCGGCTGCTGCTCACCTACGCGGGCGAGCTGGAGGGCGCCGGCCGGGACGAGGACGACCTGGCGTACCTGCGCGACGACCGCGAGTTCCGCAACTGCCTGCTGGTCGAGCTGCCCAACGGCGACTTCGCGGTGACCATGGCGAAACTGTTCCTCCTGGCCGCCTGGCAGCTTCCGCTCTACACCGCGCTGGCCGGCTGCGGCGACGACCGGCTGGCCGCGGTCGGTGCGAAGGCGCGCAAGGAGTCCGCGTACCACCTGGACCACGCCTCGCTCTGGGTGAAGCGCCTCGGCGACGGCACCGACGAGTCGCACCGTCGCATGCAGGACGCGGTCGACCAGGTCTGGCCGTACGTCCACGAGCTGTTCACCCCCGACCCGGCCGCGCCGGTCGACCCGGCCACGCTGCGGGCCGGCTTCGACGCCACCGTGGCCGCGGTGCTGGACGAGGCCACGCTGACCCGCCCGGAGACGCGCTGGACGCCCGGCGGTGGCCGGGACGGCGTGCACACCGAGCACCTCTCCTACCTGCTCGCCGAGATGCAGGTGCTGCACCGCGCCCACCCCGGAGCCAACTGGTGA
- the paaB gene encoding 1,2-phenylacetyl-CoA epoxidase subunit PaaB, giving the protein MTSQSSPLWEVFVRARRGLSHTHVGSLHAPDAELALRNARDLYTRRQEGVSIWVVPAGAITASSPDEKDAFFDPAADKVYRHPTFYEVPDGVAHL; this is encoded by the coding sequence ATGACCAGCCAGTCCTCGCCCCTGTGGGAGGTCTTCGTGCGGGCCCGGCGCGGCCTGTCGCACACCCACGTCGGCAGCCTGCACGCGCCCGACGCCGAGTTGGCGCTGCGCAACGCCCGCGACCTCTACACCCGCCGCCAGGAGGGGGTCTCCATCTGGGTGGTGCCGGCGGGCGCGATCACCGCGTCCAGCCCGGACGAGAAGGACGCGTTCTTCGACCCGGCGGCCGACAAGGTCTACCGCCACCCGACGTTCTACGAGGTGCCGGACGGGGTGGCCCACCTGTGA
- the paaA gene encoding 1,2-phenylacetyl-CoA epoxidase subunit PaaA, protein MYGNDFAPPEDAPGGGLLGEVEAAEAALREAAARARRGGPGPDEDFEAYFADVIDADQKIEPRDWMPEAYRKTLIRQIAQHAHSEIIGMQPEGNWISRAPSLKRKAILLAKVQDEAGHGLYLYAAAETLGISRDELVELLLDGRQKYSSIFNYPTLTWADVGAIGWLVDGAAIVNQVPLCRCSYGPYARAMIRVCKEESFHQRQGYEILHTLAHGTGGQKAMAQDAIDRWWYPSLAMFGPPDGDSTHSAQSMSWKIKRFSNDELRQRFVDMCVGQAEVLGLTIPDPDLRWNDERQAHDYTQPDYAELMRVIKGDGPCNRERMAHRQRAHADGAWVREAAAAYAAKRAERKEPVAA, encoded by the coding sequence ATGTATGGCAACGATTTCGCCCCGCCCGAGGACGCTCCGGGCGGCGGCCTGCTCGGCGAGGTGGAAGCCGCGGAGGCAGCGCTGCGCGAGGCCGCGGCGCGGGCCCGCCGGGGCGGCCCGGGGCCGGACGAGGACTTCGAGGCGTACTTCGCCGACGTGATCGACGCCGACCAGAAGATCGAACCCCGGGACTGGATGCCCGAGGCGTACCGGAAGACGCTGATCCGGCAGATCGCCCAGCACGCCCACTCCGAGATCATCGGCATGCAGCCGGAGGGGAACTGGATCAGCCGGGCCCCCTCGCTCAAGCGCAAGGCCATCCTGCTGGCCAAGGTGCAGGACGAGGCCGGCCACGGGCTCTACCTCTACGCGGCGGCCGAGACGCTCGGCATCAGCCGCGACGAGCTGGTGGAGCTGCTGCTCGACGGCCGGCAGAAGTACAGCTCGATCTTCAACTACCCGACGCTCACCTGGGCCGACGTGGGCGCCATCGGCTGGCTGGTGGACGGCGCCGCGATCGTCAACCAGGTGCCGCTGTGCCGCTGCTCCTACGGTCCGTACGCCCGCGCCATGATCCGGGTCTGCAAGGAGGAGTCGTTCCACCAGCGCCAGGGCTACGAGATCCTGCACACGCTGGCGCACGGCACCGGAGGCCAGAAGGCGATGGCCCAGGACGCGATCGACCGCTGGTGGTACCCGTCCCTGGCGATGTTCGGCCCGCCGGACGGCGACTCCACGCACAGCGCGCAGTCGATGAGCTGGAAGATCAAGCGCTTCTCCAACGACGAGCTGCGCCAGCGTTTCGTCGACATGTGCGTCGGCCAGGCTGAGGTGCTCGGCCTGACCATCCCCGACCCGGACCTGCGTTGGAACGACGAGCGGCAGGCGCACGACTACACCCAGCCCGACTACGCCGAGCTGATGCGGGTCATCAAGGGTGACGGGCCGTGCAACCGGGAGCGGATGGCGCACCGGCAGCGGGCCCACGCCGACGGCGCGTGGGTACGGGAGGCCGCCGCGGCGTACGCCGCGAAGCGGGCGGAGCGGAAGGAACCGGTGGCGGCATGA
- a CDS encoding serine hydrolase, giving the protein MAGARRRPGSHRRPLAFSAVAVALVGLLVLSLRLVPGSPLRPTAATHPEPRGDRSTAQPTDRNARPRPAPSPSPSLEPLPFQARDLDDLDLKGWYAWSVLDKRTGQIIGSKNMNETSTTASLIKSWVVADYLRRSAEAGKTPSDAKLADATRIIRDSDNTRAQEFYENVGSAASIKRLISICELTDSKVAADGGWSRTLLSPRDTARLGLCIDDGRAAGPKWTKWLLNEMRLVRGSGDFGIRKAFPAAEQKTIAIKNGWIDRQKEQEYHVNCLAVGDTWTMGVMVKSPFSVGGWDYGMKACEQITEALLREPT; this is encoded by the coding sequence ATGGCCGGCGCCCGGCGACGGCCCGGCAGCCACCGTCGCCCGCTGGCGTTCAGCGCGGTGGCGGTGGCCCTGGTCGGCCTGCTGGTCCTCTCGCTCCGGCTGGTTCCCGGCTCGCCGCTGCGACCGACCGCCGCCACGCACCCCGAACCGAGGGGTGACCGGTCCACCGCGCAGCCCACCGACCGCAACGCCCGGCCCCGACCGGCCCCGTCGCCGTCGCCGTCGCTGGAGCCGCTGCCGTTCCAGGCCAGGGACCTCGACGACCTCGACCTCAAGGGCTGGTACGCCTGGTCCGTGCTGGACAAGCGGACCGGGCAGATCATCGGCTCGAAGAACATGAACGAGACCAGCACCACCGCGTCCCTGATCAAGTCCTGGGTGGTCGCCGACTACCTGCGCCGCAGCGCCGAGGCGGGAAAGACCCCGAGCGACGCCAAGCTCGCCGACGCCACGCGCATCATCCGCGACAGCGACAACACCCGGGCCCAGGAGTTCTACGAGAACGTGGGCAGCGCGGCGTCGATCAAGCGGCTGATCTCGATCTGCGAGCTGACCGACAGCAAGGTCGCCGCCGACGGCGGCTGGAGCCGCACGCTGCTGTCCCCCCGGGACACCGCGCGGCTGGGCCTCTGCATCGACGACGGGCGCGCGGCCGGGCCGAAGTGGACGAAGTGGCTGCTCAACGAGATGCGCCTGGTGCGCGGCTCCGGTGACTTCGGCATCCGCAAGGCGTTCCCGGCCGCCGAGCAGAAGACGATCGCCATCAAGAACGGCTGGATCGACCGGCAGAAGGAACAGGAATACCACGTCAACTGCCTGGCCGTCGGCGACACCTGGACGATGGGCGTGATGGTCAAGAGCCCGTTCAGCGTGGGCGGCTGGGACTACGGCATGAAGGCCTGCGAGCAGATCACCGAGGCGCTGCTGCGCGAGCCGACCTGA
- a CDS encoding menaquinone biosynthetic enzyme MqnA/MqnD family protein — MADRIARPRVGHIQFLNCLPIYWGLMRSGALLDVDLHKDSPDRLSADLVRGDLDIGPITLVEFLKHADELLLLPDLAVGSDGPVLSVNMVSTRPLAELDGAKVALGSTSRTGVLLAQVLLAERYGVNPEYFRCPPDLTQMLLEADAGVLIGDVALRALYEAPGKGLAVTDLGQAWHEWTGMPMVFAVWAVRRDFAAAHPGLVKEVHEAFLRSRDLCLAELDQVAEAAARWEPFDAATLATYFRTLDFSLGERQVAGLREFARRAAAYGEVPALPPGGPEFFQG; from the coding sequence ATGGCCGACCGCATCGCCCGCCCCCGGGTGGGGCACATCCAGTTCCTCAACTGCCTCCCGATCTACTGGGGCCTGATGCGGTCCGGCGCGCTGCTCGACGTCGACCTGCACAAGGATTCGCCGGACCGGCTGAGCGCCGACCTGGTCCGCGGCGACCTCGACATCGGCCCGATCACGCTCGTCGAGTTCCTGAAGCACGCCGACGAGTTGCTGCTCCTGCCCGACCTGGCGGTCGGCAGCGACGGCCCGGTGCTCTCGGTCAACATGGTCTCCACCCGGCCGCTGGCCGAGCTGGACGGCGCCAAGGTGGCGCTGGGCTCCACCTCGCGTACCGGGGTGCTGCTGGCCCAGGTGCTGCTCGCCGAGCGGTACGGGGTGAATCCGGAGTACTTCCGCTGCCCGCCCGACCTGACCCAGATGCTGCTGGAGGCCGACGCCGGGGTGCTGATCGGCGACGTGGCGCTGCGCGCGCTCTACGAGGCGCCGGGCAAGGGCCTCGCGGTGACCGACCTCGGGCAGGCGTGGCACGAGTGGACCGGGATGCCGATGGTGTTCGCCGTCTGGGCGGTGCGCCGCGACTTCGCCGCCGCCCATCCGGGGCTGGTCAAGGAGGTGCACGAGGCGTTCCTGCGCTCGCGTGACCTGTGCCTGGCCGAGCTGGACCAGGTGGCCGAGGCGGCGGCCCGCTGGGAGCCGTTCGACGCGGCGACGCTGGCCACCTACTTCCGCACGCTCGACTTCTCGCTGGGCGAGCGGCAGGTGGCCGGGCTGCGCGAGTTCGCCCGCCGCGCCGCCGCGTACGGGGAGGTGCCGGCGCTGCCGCCGGGCGGCCCGGAGTTCTTCCAGGGCTGA